The genomic segment GTTCCTAATGATGCATGATGTTGTTCGTTGTGCTGGTTTCAATTTATCGCTTAATGACTGGTTTGTGCTTTCACAAGTTAGGATGGTTTTTGATAGTTATGCCCTATTGGCGAACATTCATTAAGATTGATATAATCTGAACTGCTAGGCAACAGAATTGTCTTATAATTCCATGttatccttcttcttcaaagcCGTAGAGCTGTGAGACTGAAAATTGATTGGATTTCATCTTTGGGTTGAGTTGATCTTCAGATCATCAGATACATTATTCTATGAAATGCCGCGTTTCGTGACACATATTGATGATCAAGCTATTGCTGCACTTACCAAGTATTACTCAGAGGTCTTGCCTTCTAGTAACAGTCCAGGAGTAGCAATACTTGATATGTGCAGCAGTTGGGTAAGGTTATCTCCTGCATGTAAATCTCTCTTTTCCTGAACATGTTTACATGATCataaactgttttttttttcttatctaGGTCAGTCATTACCCTGCTGGGTACAAGCAAGAAAGGATAGTTGGAATGGGTATGAATGAAGAAGAGCTTAAGCGAAATCCAGTAAGATCTAAAGAGTGCCTTTAAGTCTTTGCCTCATTTCTGCTATTCTCTATTAAAAGGATCCTGTGTGGGCCATTTGAGAATATCCTACCTCTTCCTTTACGGATTATGGTTGCATTTCACTCCTGATCTTCTCTTATTCAATTAACATTCCGTATCAACTTTatcccccctcccccaccccccaccccccaccttCACCAACCACGCACGCgcacaaaaagagaaaaagagagggagagagagaggtgtTCCGTGCCCTGCAAATTCTGGTCCACAGTAGACAAAGATACCATTTGGCAAAGTGGCCACTTGGGTGTGGGAGCTTTTTGTCCTGTGTCTGATCAAGATCCAGAAGTGACTGGCCGTCGTGAGGACCCGTTTACAGCCAATTTAAGAACTTTTTCTCTCAATGCTGCTTTTAAAAAAACCAGGTGCAAGCTGAAGTCATATGTAGAATTAGCGGGAGAAAATTGAAATGGAATACATTCTTTATGCCACTTTGTTTGAATGTTTCATTGTGCACTTTGGACCTTACTTGGAAGGCATTCTTGATATCGCACTATTATGATGAGATGAATTTGTGCACTTGCTTATTTGATGTCGCTGCAGGTTCTAACGGAGTATGTAGTTCAAGACTTGAATATTAATCCTAAGCTCCCATTTGAGGACAATACCTTTGATGTTATAACCAATGTGGTATGTACATTTTTTTCTATTCATATCCGCTGTTGAACAAATTCCGTCTGTTCTGCATCGTGTGTGACATACTTACAAATGCTTAAATTGATGCTATTCGTTGTATTTTAAAGTTATGTTCTTGCATCATTAGCTTTGCTGGGCTTTCTGCTATAAGAATTGGATCACCATGTTTgggttatttttttattttaaagaaacGGCTCTTTGACGATGCTGCAGTGAAATGGCTTTTTAATTTAATGTTGAGACTGTCTCTTCATTTATCGTTGGAATCCTCAAGTTTAATTGCTGCTTGGATCTCCTAAGGTTGGTAAGTCTTGTTACATCTAAAAAGTCAGCTGTGGTCGTATCAGTAGTCCACATagaatcaaaaaataaattgcaCTGTTGTTGAGAAGAAAAGTATTACGTGTTATTTAGTCCATATTCGCTGACAATgagttataatattttattttcctttactCGTTTCTCAGTGACAGAAGAAACatgaagaattattttttagcttaaaacaaTTAAAGTATTTAGAGAAAGCATCCAGCTTCTCTTTCTCAAAATAAAGAGAACATCTAGCTTTTGAGATCACtgttgaaatttggaaataactCACTTCTGATGTCATGTTTTTTTCCAGTTCAAAATGGATCAGAATTGCTGATGGTCTTTCTAGAAAGATCCAGCTTCAAATCCACAGTAGTCCTTCAGGGACAAATTGCACTTATGCACTCAATTACAGGCATCAGTTTGCGTTATCTCTGCATAATAGGTTATACAATTATAGAACTAGGCCTAGTTCCTTTCTCCCCGACCAGAGAGGCCTCCATAATACTAGAAGctgtaaaagaaaaataagaacttttgTCAAAAAAGCAAGGGGAGAACTTCTCTGGAACAGAATACATCCATAATTTCAACACTTAAGCTTATCACTGTAGGGGAAACTTGACCATTAGTTCTTCTATCCAATTGAACTAAAAGATAACCTTGCCAATCACATTCTTCCGGAGATTTTCTGGCTCTTTTTCAATAATTTGTGCCATCTCTTCTTCTCCGTATATGTGGATTCTGGAAATAGGAAATTATGTTTTTACTGACCCTTGTGCTGCTAGATACAACTATCCTACTCTGATGTTGAGAGCCTGTGATAAGTTATAGACAACACTTAGGATGACTAAACGTCCTAAGTGTACTTTAGATCTTATGTTTGCATCGTTTCCATAAATGTATCGCTGCTTGCGTAAATGGGATGTTCTTCTTGCATGTTAGTTCTGTCGAAAAATTTAAAAGCTAATGAACATGGATTCCCCTTGCAGGTTAGTGTTGATTATTTAACGAAGCCTATTGATGTTTTCAAGGAAATGTCTCGTGTTCTTAAACCTGGTGGACTTGCAATTATGAGGTAAATAATGACTAGAAAGTGTATTTTATTATCCCTGACGACTACAAGTCCAGAAAGTTTTTCGGTTTGGTTCCAACATCCTTTTTTGGCTAAGATATCTAAACTTGGACCAGTAGTTTCCAGTGTtgccttaattccaaattaTAAGGCCTAAAGCAATCTTCAACTTCTTGACTCTGCCTGTTTACCAGTTTCTCGAACCGCTGCTTTTTCACAAAGGCCATCTCGATTTGGACATCAACTGGAGATGCTGATCATGTTATGATAGTTGGGTCTTATTTCCATTATGCTGGAGGATTTGAACCTCCACAGGTAACTTCTACGTTCTCTGTTTAGAGAATTTATTAAAGTTCATCATCTTCGACATGTTAATCTTACAAAGAGATGATTTCTCCTCAATCCATATGATAGTAAAGGTTAAACATATCTCACAAGTTAATCTAGAAATGTCAATGCTTTATGCCACTTTCTGAGATAGGCTTCCTACTAAGCTcattctagattttttaatcCTTAGCAAAAAAACACAACCCTTTTCATGTAAGCATTGTGATTATAAACTGCAATTAAATAACATCATACCATCAGTTCGAAAATCCTAATTTGCGATAGTGGTACTATATTAGCTATGAACTCTACATGATGTCATTTGTTGATAGAATTCCATCTGCCTCCTCTTGAGTATCTTTTTACATTTATACTCAACATAAGTTCTTCCTGTTTTAAGTATGCATGAAGGACAAAAGGTTGGCCCAAGCCCCTGTGAATAGTTTGGTTTGAGGGGAAAAATGCAGAATTGCCAGTGGATATTGCTAGAAGGTAGACTGGCCTGGTTGTCAGCATAAATTGTATTGAAGATTTTTCTTCCAGAAAACTCTTCAACTTCATCGGTTTTGGTTTAATAAATCTTTGCCTTGCTGAGTTTTAACTTGGTGCTGATTTCTCTTGACTTTGTTTCTGTATAGGCTGTGGATATATCTCCTAACCCGGGGCGCTCAGACCCCATGTATATAGTGTATTCCAGGAAGCTAGCGACAGCCTGAAATTCAACTACTGTTATACTGCATTCAGCCCGTTCCGTTGCAGCTATAGAGTTTTCTTGTCGAATTGGcgctatatatgtgtatgacaTTGATTACATGAATATGTATAGTGAAGAGTAATTAAGTGAAAAGTGTGATAGGCCTGTGTCTAAACAGCTCCTGATCCGAGAGAATATAATCCCTAATTTCCTTCGTAAACAACGTTCACAAGTAAATCTAAAGCCATGGTTCAGTTTTCACTATTATAACTTCATGAGTTATGCAGTTAGTAGTCATCTTAAGTTTTGTTACAGATAGATTATGTTTGCTGAGAACTAAGGCTGTTTTTGGTAcgacggaaaatgttttcctagaaaatgtttcttggaaaacaagtgaGTCTCTTGCTTAatttctagtgtttggtaagCAAGCAACAAAATATTATCTCAAGAGCATTTTTATGTAATCTAGAAAAACACTAATGGGGTCGGATAGGGTAGGGAGTGGGTGTTTGGGGGTGACGAGGGTTGGGTAGGGTGGGCATTCGGTATTTGGTTCGGTATTTTCAAAATTCGGTTTCAGTAATTCGATAATCAGTAATTGAAAGTACATACCAAATACCAAACTTTCAACGTTCAGTCCTGTACGAGtaaatcaaactttatatagGTAAATCCCGATACCGCGAACTAAATCCCTATAAGGCAATTAGGTAATACCTAATTGAAATTGGatgtattataaattttaattctaattGAGCGTTCCATTATACAGTGTTCCGTGCATTCATTCCTGAAGCCAATTCTTGTGATCATTTAGGCTTTTAAGTGCCCATCCAGTGTGTGTGAAAAAATCAATTTGAGCTTTTAAT from the Lycium ferocissimum isolate CSIRO_LF1 chromosome 11, AGI_CSIRO_Lferr_CH_V1, whole genome shotgun sequence genome contains:
- the LOC132037744 gene encoding uncharacterized protein LOC132037744 isoform X2, with the protein product MSNRFGVKLQNRLPNLAGIYPFSAPTKTTTSSVPCCCSSKTQKSRIVGKRRVFGCRIPRRVVLGIGVSFWCQFMNMAGNVGGKSFMASARQKGAIEQVLKNVEWPEQFPFKDEDFQRFDESSDTLFYEMPRFVTHIDDQAIAALTKYYSEVLPSSNSPGVAILDMCSSWVSHYPAGYKQERIVGMGMNEEELKRNPVLTEYVVQDLNINPKLPFEDNTFDVITNVVSVDYLTKPIDVFKEMSRVLKPGGLAIMSFSNRCFFTKAISIWTSTGDADHVMIVGSYFHYAGGFEPPQAVDISPNPGRSDPMYIVYSRKLATA
- the LOC132037744 gene encoding uncharacterized protein LOC132037744 isoform X1, producing the protein MSNRFGVKLQNRLPNLAGIYPFSAPTKTTTSSVPCCCSSKTQKSRIVGKRRVFGCRIPRRVVLGIGVSFWCQFMNMAGNVGGKSFMASARQKGAIEQVLKNVEWPEQFPFKDEDFQRFDESSDTLFYEMPRFVTHIDDQAIAALTKYYSEVLPSSNSPGVAILDMCSSWVSHYPAGYKQERIVGMGMNEEELKRNPVLTEYVVQDLNINPKLPFEDNTFDVITNVVSVDYLTKPIDVFKEMSRVLKPGGLAIMSFSNRCFFTKAISIWTSTGDADHVMIVGSYFHYAGGFEPPQAVDISPNPGRSDPMYIVYSRKLATA